A segment of the Manihot esculenta cultivar AM560-2 chromosome 13, M.esculenta_v8, whole genome shotgun sequence genome:
CCATTTTGggattagaaaatattaaatatgtccttagttggTAAACTTGTTTCAGAGCTCTAGGACCCATTTTAgtaaatgtaaatatttattgtcATTTCGTACACTTGAACAAGTGATTTGTGCGTAAAAACTTGCAAGAGACTATATTGGGATtggaaaatattaaatatatcctTAGTCGACAAACTTGAACCGGAGTTCTGAGACCctcttttgtaaaggtaaacatttatcGTTATTTCGTGCACTTGTATAAATGATTTGAGTGTAAAAACTTGCGAGTGATCATTTTGAGGATCGAAAGtatcaaatatgtccttagttggcaAACTTGTTTTGGATCTCCGGGACCCACTTTTATAAAGGTAAATATTTATTGTCATTTCAatcacttgcacaaatgatttgcacaTAAAACTTGTAAGTGACTATTTTAGGattgaaaaatatcaaatatatccCCAGTTGACAAATTTGTTCCGAAGCTCCGAGACCCACTTTTATAAAGATATgcgcacttgcacaaatgatttgggCGGAAAAACTTACGAGTGAGCATTTTAGAGttggaaaatatcaaatatgtcctaAGTTGGCAAACATATTCCGGAGCTTCAGAATCCACTTTTAAAGATAAACATTTATCGTCATTTTGTACACCTGCACAAACGATTTGCGCATAAAAAGTTGTGAGTGACCATTTTGGGATtagaaaatatcaaatatgtccttagttggcaAACTTATTCTGGAGCTCCAGGATCCACTTTTATAAAGGCAAATAATTATCACCATTTCAagcacttgcacaaatgatttgcacaAAAAAACTTATGAGTGACCATTTTGGGGTtagaaaatatcaaatatgtcattAGTTGGCAAACTTGTTTCGAAGCTCCGGAACCCACTTTTGTGAAGGTATGCGCACTTGCACAAATAATTTGAGGATAAAAACTTGCACATGAGCATTTTGGGGTtgagaaatatcaaatatgttctTAGTTAGCAAACTTATCTTGGAGCTCCGGGACTCACATTGTAAAGGTAAATATTTATCATCATTTCAagcacttgcacaaatgatttgcgaGTAAAGACTTTcaagggttcagggttcagggttcagggttcagggttcagggttcagggttcagggttcagggctCAGGGCTCAGGGCTCAGGGCTCAGGGTTCAGGGCTCAGGCTCAGGGCTCAGGGCTCAGGGCTCAGGGCTCAGGGCTCAGGGCTCAGGGCTCAGGGCTCAGGGCTCAGGGCTCAGGGATCAGGGCTCAGGGCTCAGGGTTCAGGgctcagggttcagggttcagggttcagggttcagggttcagggctCAGGGCTCAGGGCTCAGGGTTCAGGGCTCAGGCTCAGGGCTCAGGGCTCAGGGATCAGGGCTCAGGGATCAGGGCTCAGGGATCAGGGCTCAGGGATCAGGGCTCAGGGATCAGGGATCAGGGCTCAGGGCTCAGGGCTCAGGGCTCAGGGCTCAGGGCTCAGGGCTCAGGGCTCAGGGCTCAGGGCTCAGGGCTCAGGGCTCAGGGCTCAGGGCTCAGGGCTCAGGGCTCAGGGCTCAGGGCTCAGGGCTCAGGGCTCAGGGCTCAGGGCTCAGGGCTCAGGGCTCAGGGCTCAGGGCTCAGGGCTCAGGGCTCAGGGCTCAGGGCTCAGGGCTCAGGGCTCAGGGCTCAGGGCTCAGGGCTCAGGGCTCAGGGCTCAGGGCTCAGGGCTCAGGGCTCAGGGCTCAGGGCTCAGGGCTCAGGGCTCAGGGCTCAGGGCTCAGGGCTCAGGGCTCAGGGCTCAGGGCTCAGGGCTCAGGGCTCAGGGCTCAGGGCTCAGGGCTCAGGGCTCAGGGCTCAGGGCTCAGGGCTCAGGGCTCAGGGCTCAGGGCTCAGGGCTCAGGGCTCAGGGCTCAGGGCTCAGGGCTCAGGGCTCAGGGCTCAGGGCTCAGGGCTCAGGGCTCAGGGCTCAGGGCTCAGGGCTCAGGGCTCAGGGCTCAGGGCTCAGGGCTCAGGGCTCAGGGCTCAGGGCTCAGGGCTCAGGGCTCAGGGCTCAGGGCTCAGGGCTCAGGGCTCAGGGCTCAGGGCTCAGGGCTCAGGGCTCAGGGCTCAGGGCTCAGGGCTCAGGGCTCAGGGCTCAGGGCTCAGGGCTCAGGGCTCAGGGCTCAGGGCTCAGGGCTCAGGGCTCAGGGCTCAGGGCTCAGGGCTCAGGGCTCAGGGCTCAGGGCTCAGGGCTCAGGGCTCAGGGCTCAGGGCTCAGGGCTCAGGgctcagggttcagggttcagggttcagggttcagggttcagggttcagggttcagggttcagggttcagggttcagggttcagggttcagggttcagggttcagggttctaGGGGTTAGGGTTTAGGGGTAGGGGGTTAGGGGGTTAGGGTTTAGGGGTTAGGGGTCAGGGTTTAGGGGTCAGGGGTCAGGGTTTAGGGGTCAGGGTTTAGGGGTCAGGGTTTAGGGGTCAGGGTTTAGGGGTTAGGGGTCAGGGTTTAGGGGTCAGGGTTTAGGGGTCAGGggtcagggtttagggtttagggtttagggtttagggtttagggtttagggtttagggtttagggtttagggttcagggtttagggttcagggtttagggttcagggtttagggtttagggttcagggtttagggttcagggtttagggttcagggtttagggttcagggtttttAGGGTTTTCAGgttttagggttcagggtttagggttcagggtttagggttcagggtttggTTAGGGTAGGTTTCAGGGTTTGCGCAGgtgggttcagggttcagggttcagggttttagggttcagggtttagggttagggttttagggtttcagggtttagggttttaggGTTTGTAGGTTTGGTTTCAGTCGGGTTCAGGGTGTcaagggtttagggtttaggtgtTTAGGGTTCAGAGGTTGTAGGGTTCAGGtgtcagggttcagggtttagtggtttagggtttaggggtttagggtttagggttggttatgagggtttagggtttagggtttagggttttaggGTTAGGTTtaggggtttagggtttagggtttagggtttttaagggtttagggtttagggtttagggttcagagggttcagggttcagggtttagggtttttaGGGTTTAGTTAGGGTTTAGGGGTTAGAGGttttttagggtttagggtttaagggttttagggtttaggggtttttaagggtttagggtttagggttttttagggtttagggtttaaggGTTTAGGGTATTTTTAGGGTTtaggggtttagggtttagggtttagggtttagggtttagtagggtttg
Coding sequences within it:
- the LOC122721527 gene encoding pupal cuticle protein 36-like produces the protein MFLVSKLILELRDSHCKGFRVQGSGLRAQGSGFRAQAQGSGLRAQGSGLRAQGSGLRAQGSGIRAQGSGFRAQGSGFRVQGSGFRAQGSGLRVQGSGSGLRAQGSGLRDQGSGIRAQGSGLRDQGSGLRAQGSGLRAQGSGLRAQGSGLRAQGSGLRAQGSGLRAQGSGLRAQGSGLRAQGSGLRAQGSGLRAQGSGLRAQGSGLRAQGSGLRAQGSGLRAQGSGLRAQGSGLRAQGSGLRAQGSGLRAQGSGLRAQGSGLRAQGSGLRAQGSGLRAQGSGLRAQGSGLRAQGSGLRAQGSGLRAQGSGLRAQGSGLRAQGSGLRAQGSGLRAQGSGLRAQGSGLRAQGSGLRAQGSGLRAQGSGLRAQGSGLRAQGSGLRAQGSGLRAQGSGLRAQGSGFR